Proteins from a single region of Gasterosteus aculeatus chromosome 20, fGasAcu3.hap1.1, whole genome shotgun sequence:
- the paqr6 gene encoding membrane progestin receptor delta isoform X1, producing MLRIKLPPLFDIHQIPKVFREDSIISGYRHPKSSALDCLLSSFQMNNETINIWTHFLPTWYFLWRFCVLCSTMNFLTDSYTWPLLVYMLLICVYPFTSSCAHTFSTMSPESRHICYFFDYGALSLYSLGCAMSYGYYAMPDCLVNSWLHQHFVPIAIGNTLFCTSLSCYSRFLELQFPQRSKALRTGAFVLPFIFDTAPLFYRIVLCSGGGCGSSDALSSHCYHLLFAVLTCFLFTAHLPERLAPGRFDYIGHSHQLFHVSAVVGTHFQMEGVMADMTARRAWLVAHGGTPSFLGTIGMLVASLVLNLAIIGIFSTPLLWKLPPPPPPRRTPKCKEQ from the exons ATGCTCCGCATCAAGCTGCCCCCGCTCTTCGACATCCACCAGATCCCCAAG GTGTTCAGGGAGGACAGCATCATCTCGGGCTACCGGCACCCAAAGAGCTCGGCGCTGGACTGCCTCCTCAGCAGCTTCCAGATGAACAACGAGACCATCAACATCTGGACCCACTTCCTGCCAACATG GTACTTCCTGTGGCGCTTCTGTGTCCTCTGCTCCACGATGAACTTCCTGACCGACAGCTACACCTGGCCCCTTCTGGTGTACATGCTGCTCATCTGCGTCTACCCCTTCACCTCCAGCTGCGcgcacaccttcagcaccatgtCCCCCGAGTCCCGCCACATCTGCTACTTCTTTGACTACGGAGCGCTCAGCCTCTACAGCCTGG GTTGTGCCATGAGCTACGGGTACTACGCCATGCCAGACTGCCTGGTGAACAGCTGGCTCCACCAGCACTTTGTCCCCATCGCCATCGGAAACACGCTGTTCTGTACCAGCCTGTCCTGCTACTCCAG GTTCCTGGAGCTGCAGTTCCCCCAGAGGAGTAAAGCTCTGAGGACGGGAGCCTTCGTCCTTCCCTTCATATTCGACACGGCCCCTCTGTTCTACCGG ATCGTCCTCTGCTCCGGCGGGGGCTGCGGCTCGAGCGACGCCCTGTCCAGCCACTGTTACCACCTCCTGTTCGCCGTCCTCACCTGTTTCCTGTTCACCGCCCACCTCCCGGAGAGGCTGGCCCCGGGACGCTTCGACTACATCG GCCACAGCCACCAGCTGTTCCACGTGAGCGCCGTGGTGGGCACCCACTTCCAGATGGAGGGCGTGATGGCGGACATGACGGCGCGGCGGGCCTGGCTGGTGGCCCACGGAGGGACGCCCTCCTTCCTGGGGACCATCGGCATGCTGGTCGCCAGCCTGGTGCTCAACCTGGCCATCATCGGCATCTTCAGCACGCCGCTGCTGTGgaagctgccgccgccgccgccgccacggcGAACGCCAAAGTGCAAAGAGCAGTGA
- the paqr6 gene encoding membrane progestin receptor delta isoform X2 — protein sequence MSTRGSVLAVGKCLACLEFMLFPVWRGIGLGAGVRGGWSQGWGRCLQWEPDVPGREAWLPVLDYPIWVVLCQGGRARLREVCQRGRGAIRLPADMLRIKLPPLFDIHQIPKVFREDSIISGYRHPKSSALDCLLSSFQMNNETINIWTHFLPTWYFLWRFCVLCSTMNFLTDSYTWPLLVYMLLICVYPFTSSCAHTFSTMSPESRHICYFFDYGALSLYSLGCAMSYGYYAMPDCLVNSWLHQHFVPIAIGNTLFCTSLSCYSRFLELQFPQRSKALRTGAFVLPFIFDTAPLFYRIVLCSGGGCGSSDALSSHCYHLLFAVLTCFLFTAHLPERLAPGRFDYIGHSHQLFHVSAVVGTHFQMEGVMADMTARRAWLVAHGGTPSFLGTIGMLVASLVLNLAIIGIFSTPLLWKLPPPPPPRRTPKCKEQ from the exons ATGTCGACGCGAGGCTCCGTGCTCGCGGTGGGGAAATGCCTGGCTTGTCTGGAGTTCATGT TGTTTCCAGTGTGGCGGGGGATCGGGCTCGGCGCCGGCGTCCGAGGCGGATGGAGCCAGGGCTGGGGACGCTGCCTGCAATGGGAGCCTGACGTTCCAGGACGGGAGGCCTGGCTGCCGGTGTTGGACTACCCTATCTGGGTGGTCCTCTGCCAGGGGGGCCGCGCCAGGCTCCGGGAGGTTTGTCAGCGAGGGAGGGGCGCCATCAGGCTGCCCGCGGACATGCTCCGCATCAAGCTGCCCCCGCTCTTCGACATCCACCAGATCCCCAAG GTGTTCAGGGAGGACAGCATCATCTCGGGCTACCGGCACCCAAAGAGCTCGGCGCTGGACTGCCTCCTCAGCAGCTTCCAGATGAACAACGAGACCATCAACATCTGGACCCACTTCCTGCCAACATG GTACTTCCTGTGGCGCTTCTGTGTCCTCTGCTCCACGATGAACTTCCTGACCGACAGCTACACCTGGCCCCTTCTGGTGTACATGCTGCTCATCTGCGTCTACCCCTTCACCTCCAGCTGCGcgcacaccttcagcaccatgtCCCCCGAGTCCCGCCACATCTGCTACTTCTTTGACTACGGAGCGCTCAGCCTCTACAGCCTGG GTTGTGCCATGAGCTACGGGTACTACGCCATGCCAGACTGCCTGGTGAACAGCTGGCTCCACCAGCACTTTGTCCCCATCGCCATCGGAAACACGCTGTTCTGTACCAGCCTGTCCTGCTACTCCAG GTTCCTGGAGCTGCAGTTCCCCCAGAGGAGTAAAGCTCTGAGGACGGGAGCCTTCGTCCTTCCCTTCATATTCGACACGGCCCCTCTGTTCTACCGG ATCGTCCTCTGCTCCGGCGGGGGCTGCGGCTCGAGCGACGCCCTGTCCAGCCACTGTTACCACCTCCTGTTCGCCGTCCTCACCTGTTTCCTGTTCACCGCCCACCTCCCGGAGAGGCTGGCCCCGGGACGCTTCGACTACATCG GCCACAGCCACCAGCTGTTCCACGTGAGCGCCGTGGTGGGCACCCACTTCCAGATGGAGGGCGTGATGGCGGACATGACGGCGCGGCGGGCCTGGCTGGTGGCCCACGGAGGGACGCCCTCCTTCCTGGGGACCATCGGCATGCTGGTCGCCAGCCTGGTGCTCAACCTGGCCATCATCGGCATCTTCAGCACGCCGCTGCTGTGgaagctgccgccgccgccgccgccacggcGAACGCCAAAGTGCAAAGAGCAGTGA
- the paqr6 gene encoding membrane progestin receptor delta isoform X3, translated as MPEGRVFPVWRGIGLGAGVRGGWSQGWGRCLQWEPDVPGREAWLPVLDYPIWVVLCQGGRARLREVCQRGRGAIRLPADMLRIKLPPLFDIHQIPKVFREDSIISGYRHPKSSALDCLLSSFQMNNETINIWTHFLPTWYFLWRFCVLCSTMNFLTDSYTWPLLVYMLLICVYPFTSSCAHTFSTMSPESRHICYFFDYGALSLYSLGCAMSYGYYAMPDCLVNSWLHQHFVPIAIGNTLFCTSLSCYSRFLELQFPQRSKALRTGAFVLPFIFDTAPLFYRIVLCSGGGCGSSDALSSHCYHLLFAVLTCFLFTAHLPERLAPGRFDYIGHSHQLFHVSAVVGTHFQMEGVMADMTARRAWLVAHGGTPSFLGTIGMLVASLVLNLAIIGIFSTPLLWKLPPPPPPRRTPKCKEQ; from the exons ATGCCGGAGGGTCGCG TGTTTCCAGTGTGGCGGGGGATCGGGCTCGGCGCCGGCGTCCGAGGCGGATGGAGCCAGGGCTGGGGACGCTGCCTGCAATGGGAGCCTGACGTTCCAGGACGGGAGGCCTGGCTGCCGGTGTTGGACTACCCTATCTGGGTGGTCCTCTGCCAGGGGGGCCGCGCCAGGCTCCGGGAGGTTTGTCAGCGAGGGAGGGGCGCCATCAGGCTGCCCGCGGACATGCTCCGCATCAAGCTGCCCCCGCTCTTCGACATCCACCAGATCCCCAAG GTGTTCAGGGAGGACAGCATCATCTCGGGCTACCGGCACCCAAAGAGCTCGGCGCTGGACTGCCTCCTCAGCAGCTTCCAGATGAACAACGAGACCATCAACATCTGGACCCACTTCCTGCCAACATG GTACTTCCTGTGGCGCTTCTGTGTCCTCTGCTCCACGATGAACTTCCTGACCGACAGCTACACCTGGCCCCTTCTGGTGTACATGCTGCTCATCTGCGTCTACCCCTTCACCTCCAGCTGCGcgcacaccttcagcaccatgtCCCCCGAGTCCCGCCACATCTGCTACTTCTTTGACTACGGAGCGCTCAGCCTCTACAGCCTGG GTTGTGCCATGAGCTACGGGTACTACGCCATGCCAGACTGCCTGGTGAACAGCTGGCTCCACCAGCACTTTGTCCCCATCGCCATCGGAAACACGCTGTTCTGTACCAGCCTGTCCTGCTACTCCAG GTTCCTGGAGCTGCAGTTCCCCCAGAGGAGTAAAGCTCTGAGGACGGGAGCCTTCGTCCTTCCCTTCATATTCGACACGGCCCCTCTGTTCTACCGG ATCGTCCTCTGCTCCGGCGGGGGCTGCGGCTCGAGCGACGCCCTGTCCAGCCACTGTTACCACCTCCTGTTCGCCGTCCTCACCTGTTTCCTGTTCACCGCCCACCTCCCGGAGAGGCTGGCCCCGGGACGCTTCGACTACATCG GCCACAGCCACCAGCTGTTCCACGTGAGCGCCGTGGTGGGCACCCACTTCCAGATGGAGGGCGTGATGGCGGACATGACGGCGCGGCGGGCCTGGCTGGTGGCCCACGGAGGGACGCCCTCCTTCCTGGGGACCATCGGCATGCTGGTCGCCAGCCTGGTGCTCAACCTGGCCATCATCGGCATCTTCAGCACGCCGCTGCTGTGgaagctgccgccgccgccgccgccacggcGAACGCCAAAGTGCAAAGAGCAGTGA
- the ntrk1 gene encoding high affinity nerve growth factor receptor, with protein sequence MAVAPRAPALLLPLVLALLALAPAPASGGCPAACRCSFAMLQCLEPDGIVGVPSLAPQESENVTEIYIENQATLENITDIDLVNYRELRNLTITFCKLRLISANAFQHNLKLQYVNLASNSLEHISWRVFHFLPLLNLVLRENPLVCSCDLHWLQQWQWTERGYADNQQFSCFSDGREVLLSSLVIDNCSLPEVTIVSFKDSTIQEGGNLTFACQVTGSPTPNVRWRTDELNSRFSTQERIWGSTLELVLFLTNASSNDNLHNLTCEAENQAGPGGDTVQLDIEFPVRIIYLKDAVQQHHWCFPFVVDGNPEPQISWRYNGVDLKESTYTYTKFITDSGDGSVKHGCLFLNKPTHINNGQYTLIAQNRLGRDEATANGMFMHNPFDPFDPEGIFPVPDVNPIPTNKSNMDVTENPESRAFVVFVAVGLAVFACTFLLVMILVINKCGQHPKFGIHRSSVLGTEDDLAVSLRFMNFGTSPPSSDEDSGLSSFVENPQYFCGIIKEKDMCVQNIKRQDIVLKWELGEGAFGKVYLAECANLSPDSDKMLVAIKTLKDANESTRQDFQREAELLTVLQHQHIVRFYGVCTDGEPLAMVFEYMRHGDLNRFLRAHGPDARILEETKMPPLGQLTLPQMLHIAAQIASGMVYLASLHFVHRDLATRNCLVGEGLVVKIGDFGMSRDIYSTDYYRVGGRTMLPIRWMPPESIMYRKFTTESDIWSFGVVLWEIFTCGKQPWYQLSNSEAIECITQGRELERPRTCPKEVHLLMQGCWQREPQQRMVIKDLHARLLALVKNPPVYLDILG encoded by the exons TTACATAGAAAACCAAGCCACCCTGGAGAACATAACAGACATTGATCTCGTCAACTACAGAGAGCTGAGGAACCT caccATCACGTTTTGTAAGCTGAGGCTCATCTCTGCCAACGCCTTCCAACACAACCTCAAGCTGCAGTATGT GAACCTGGCATCAAACTCTCTGGAACACATCTCCTGGAGGGTGTTTCATTTTCTGCCACTGCTCAACCT GGTTTTGAGGGAGAACCCTCTGGTTTGCTCATGTGACCTCCACTGGCTGCAGCAGTGGCAGTGGACCGAACGCGGCTACGCGGACAACCAACAGTTTTCTTGTTTCTCCGATGGTCGAGAAGTGCTGCTCAGCTCCTTGGTGATAGATAACTGCA GTCTGCCCGAGGTGACCATTGTCTCCTTCAAAGATTCAACGATTCAAGAAGGGGGCAACCTGACATTCGCGTGTCAAGTGACAGGAAGTCCAACTCCCAATGTGAGATGGAGAACCGATGAGCTCAACTCTCGCTTCTCCACCCAG GAGAGAATCTGGGGCTCCACTCTTGAGCTGGTCCTGTTCCTCACCAACGCCTCGTCCAACGACAACCTGCACAACCTGACTTGTGAGGCCGAGAACCAAGCTGGACCCGGGGGGGACACGGTGCAATTGGACATTGAGT TTCCCGTCAGAATCATCTACCTGAAGGACGCCGTGCAGCAGCACCACTGGTGCTTCCCCTTCGTCGTCGACGGCAACCCCGAACCCCAGATCTCCTGGCGCTACAACGGCGTCGACCTCAAAGAGTCCACGTACACATACACCAAGTTCATCACCGACTCGGGCGACGGGTCGGTGAAGCACGGCTGTCTCTTCCTCAACAAGCCCACCCACATCAACAACGGCCAGTACACTCTGATCGCGCAGAACCGGCTGGGGAGGGACGAGGCCACGGCCAACGGGATGTTCATGCACAACCCGTTCGACCCGTTCGACCCGGAGGGGATATTTCCAG TCCCCGACGTGAATCCGA TTCCTACAAACAAATCCAACATGGACGTcacagagaacccggagagtcGCGCGTTCGTG GTGTTCGTGGCCGTCGGTCTCGCCGTGTTCGCCTGCACTTTCCTCCTCGTCATGATTCTGGTTATTAACAAGTGTGGCCAGCATCCCAAGTTTGGTATCCACC GGTCATCGGTTTTGGGAACCGAGGACGACCTGGCCGTGTCGCTTCGTTTCATGAACTTCGGGACCAGCCCGCCTTCCTCGGATGAGGACTCCGGTCTATCCAGCTTCGTGGAGAACCCGCAATACTTCTGCGGCATCATCAAGGAGAAAGACATGT GTGTCCAGAACATTAAGAGGCAGGACATTGTGTTGAAGTGGGAGCTGGGGGAAGGAGCCTTTGGCAAAGTCTACCTGGCCGAGTGTGCCAACCTCAGCCCCGACAGCGACAAGATGCTGGTCGCCATCAAG ACTCTGAAGGACGCAAACGAGTCGACCCGGCAGGACTTCCAGAGGGAGGCGGAGCTGCTGACGGTGCTCCAGCACCAGCACATCGTGCGGTTCTACGGCGTGTGCACGGACGGGGAGCCGCTGGCTATGGTGTTCGAGTACATGAGGCACGGAGACCTCAACCGCTTTCTCAG GGCTCACGGCCCTGACGCCCGTATCCTGGAGGAGACGAAGATGCCACCCCTGGGTCAGCTCACTCTCCCCCAGATGCTGCACATCGCCGCGCAGATCGCCTCGGGCATGGTCTACCTGGCGTCGCTGCACTTCGTCCACCGCGACCTGGCCACCCGCAACTGCCTGGTGGGGGAGGGCCTGGTGGTCAAGATCGGAGACTTCGGGATGTCCCGAGACATCTACAGCACGGACTACTACCGG GTGGGCGGACGTACGATGCTGCCGATCCGCTGGATGCCCCCAGAGAGCATCATGTACAGGAAGTTCACCACGGAGAGCGACATCTGGAGCTTCGGCGTGGTCCTCTGGGAGATCTTCACCTGCGGCAAACAGCCCTGGTACCAGCTGTCCAACAGCGAG GCCATCGAATGCATCACGCAGGGACGGGAACTGGAGAGGCCGCGCACCTGCCCCAAGGAGGTGCACCTGCTGATGCAGGGCTGCTGGCAGAGGGAGCCCCAGCAGAGGATGGTCATCAAGGACCTCCACGCCCGCCTGCTGGCCCTGGTCAAGAACCCGCCGGTTTACCTGGACATCCTGGGCTGA